The genomic stretch CGATCCGGCAGACGACCGCCGCCCAGGAACTGGGGCTGAGCGTGATCCCCGTACGGGAAGCGCTGAAGACCCTGGCCGGCGAGGGGATCGTGCGGTATGTGCCGCAGCGCGGTTACACGGTGACCGAGCTGACGCCGCAGAGCGTGGACGGGATCTTCCGCATCCGGGAGCTTCTGGAGACAGAAGCCGAGGCCAACGCCTCAGAACGGCTGCGGCCCGAGGATGTCGTCACCATGCGCGCCGCCCTGGAGGCGCAGCGTGCCGCGGTCAGGGGCGCCGACGCCCAGGCCGCGATCGCGACCAACAAGCAGTTCCACTTCGCTCTCCTCGATCGCTGTGACAACGAATGGCTGCTGAAGTTCATCCGGCAGCTGTGGGAAGCGCTCGAACCGCACCGCGCGCTGGCCTACCGCCGGGCTGCCGCCGCGGGTGACGCGGCCCGGGGCGAGGCCGTCCTCCGCGAGCACGAGGGGATCGTCACCGCCTTCGAGGCGGGCGACGTCCCGCTGGCTCTGCGTCTGCTCGCGGAGCACCGCACCGAGGGACGCGCCGACTTCCACCGGCTGCTGTCGGTGGACGGGGCGGCCGGATGATCCGCCGCTAGATGCCCTCGAGCGCGACCGCGTTGGTCCTCGGTCCGAGTGCGGCGACCGCCAGGCTCATCAGCGCGATGAGGCTCGCGCAGCCCACATAGACCGCGCCCGCACCCAGATGCTCAAGGACGGGCAGGGTGCAGAACGGCAGGATCGCGGCCACCAGACGGGAGAGCGAGTACGTCCGGCCCAGCGCGGTGTTGCGCACGGCGGTGGGGAAGAGTTCGGCGCCGTAGGCCCGCGAGACGGTGGCGTTGATGACGCTCATCAGGGTGGTGAGCAGTCCGGCCGGGATGATCACCCAGACGGAATCGCCCAGCCCGAACACCGTGCCCGCGACCGCGACCAGGAGCGATGAAGCGATGACCAGGGTCCTGCGCTGGATCCGCTCGGCCAGGTGCATCAGGACGTAGCAGCCGAGCGGGTAGCCGATCGCCGTCATGGCCAGGTACGTCAGCGAATCGACGACGGTGAAGCCTTTGTGCAGCAATACCAGCGGGGCGATCGAGGCGAAGCCGTAGAAGCCGACGGGCCCCAGCGTCTCCATCAGGCACACCAGGAAGGTGCGCTTTCGCAGGGCGGAACCCCAGAGCTTCGGGCGCTCGCCGCCTTCCTGGTTCCCGAGCCCCAGAGCCGGGGCGGCCGGGAAGACGGCGGTGACCGGCAGGCCCGCGGTCTCCTCGATCCGTTCCACTGCGGCCAGGGCCTCGGTCGGCCTGTGCGCGGCGAGCCATCGGGGCGATTCGGGCAGGTTGCGGCGCAGCAGGTAGACGCAGAGGGCGCCCGCCCCGGCCAGCACCATCAGCCAGCGCCAACTGGAGACGCTGGCCAGGGAGTGCGGAAGCCTGGCGGCGAGCACTCCGGCCACGGGTACCGCCAGCATGCCGAGCGCGTAGGCCGTCGCGAGCATCCGCCCTCGTCGGGCGGCGGGCATGAGTTCGGTGAGATAGGTGTCGACCAGGGCGAGTTCGGCGCCGAGGCCGATTCCGAGGAGGAAACGCAGCACGATCAGCTGGGTCGGCCCCTGGGCGCAGGCGGCCGCGACGGAGAGAACCGCGTAGGCGACGAGGTTGATCTGGAACATCCGGCGCCGTCCGATGCGGTCGGCCAGCCCGGACAGCGCGACCGCTCCGAGCAGTTCACCCGCGAAAGTGGCGCTGATCAGCAGGGACTTGTCAGTTGTGGTCACGACCCAGGCGGCCGGCAGCAGGGGGACGAGGAGGCTGCTGAGGGCGACCTCGAAGAAGTTGAAGAAGGAGCCGAGACCGACGACGGCGAGCACACGGCGATGCCATCGGGTGACGGGCAGTCCGTCGAGGCGCTTCGCCACGACGGCTTGCACGTGCTGCGGGTCGGGGGCGCCTGCGATGCCTGGGCCGTTGATGACGGACGGCGGAGGGCCCGATATGTCTGCCATTGTTACATCCGGTTTCATTATCTGTAACCTGGGTTTCATTTTGGGGGCCCGAGGGTGACAGGGGTGTCCGCCCTCGTCAAGGGGCGGGAATGAGGACTGACGATTGCTTGCGGACGGGACCGACGCTGATCTAGCGTTTTAGATAGTGAATGAGGTCCACGAAACTATGAGACCGCGAGGGGTGCTGCCATGACCGAGACCCAGGGCGGGAACACCGCGAGAAGAGCTCTGCGGCTGATCGAGGCCGTGGCCGCGTCCCGGTCGCCGGTCGGGCTGCAAGAGCTCGCCGACACCATGGGGCTGAGCAAGCCGACGGCCTACCGCTTGCTGCGGGTTCTTCAGGAGGAGTCCTACCTCACGCGCGCGGAATCCGGCGGTTACCGCATCGGGACACAGCTCATGGCCCTCGCGGCCCAAGTCATGCCACGCGCCGACGTGTTCGTCGAGGCCCGGCCGACGCTCCAGGCGCTCGCCGGGCTGTCCGGCGAGACCGCGACCCTGCACCTGCGCGCGGGCGACGAGGCGATTTTGGTCCTAGGCGTGGAGAGCAGCCACGACCTGCGCAGAGCCGCACGACTGGGCTCCGCCACACCTCTGCACCGCGGGTGCAGCGGCCAGGCCATCCTCGCCCACCTGCCCGCCCGCGAGGCTTCCGCACTCCTCAAGCGGGCGTCGGAGCACGCGGACACCTCCGAGATCGACCGCGAACTCGGCGCCGTGCGGGCACAGGGGTACGCCCTGTCCGAGGGCGCCAACCATCCCGGGCTGACCGGCATCGCCGCGCCAGTACTGACACCTGCGGGGCAACCGGCCGCCTCGGTGGCCGTATCGGGGCCGTCGGCCCGCTGGACGGCGGAGCGGGCGCGGGAGTTCGCAGACATACTGGCCGAACACTGCAACCGGCTGTCCGGTCTCTTCGCCCCCTCCCTCGCCCAGTGAGCCGTTGACCGACGCCGAATATCGCGTGCCATGGCGTCGGCGGAAGTGCAGACTCGCCTCATGGGCAACCCGCGCACCTTCCAGGACGAGATCACTCGCTGGGCGGCCGGCGGTTCCAGCGGGCCGCTGAGGGAGCTGGCCGTAGGGCTGGAGGTGCGGACGGTGGTGCTGCTGGAAGGCCTCAGTGACGTCGCGGCGCTCCAGGCGCTGACGGCCCGGCAGGGCAGGGATCTGGCCGCCGAGGGCGTGTACGTGGTCTCGATGGGAGGGGCCATGAACGTCGGCCGCTACGCCGGGGTCCTCGGGCGGACGGGCCTCGGGCTGGAGTTGGCGGGGCTGTGCGACGAGCGCGAACGGCCCTACTTCGACCGCGCCTTCGACCGGGCGAGCGCACCGCTCCGGAACGTCTTCGTCTGCGTGGCGGACCTGGAGGACGAGTTCATCCGCGCGCTGGGCGAGGCAAGAGTCGAGGAGATCATCCAGGCGGAGGGCGAAGCGCGCGCCTGGCAGACCTTCGCGCGTCAGCCCGCCCAGCACGGCCGTTCACGGCAACAGCAGTTGCGGCGCTTCCTCGGGACGAAGAAGGGCCGCAAGATCCGTTACGGGACCTTGCTCGTCGAAGCCGTGGACCTCGACGAGGTGCCCGCTCCCCTGGACGACCTGCTCAGGAGCCTGTGACCACTCGCCGTGCCGCACTGCCGTACGGCCAACTGGCGTGCCGGAAAAGCTTGGTGAGGTCTCTTTACGTCGGCTTCATACAGCGGTAACTTCCAGCCTCGCAAGCGCTTGCAGCAATTTTCTGACGGTTCTTGCGCCAGTGTGTGCGGGTCACCTCCTTCTGGCGCGGTGTGCTGACGAGGGAGTCTCATGAAACGCAGTCACGCCCGGCGGCTGAGACGGCCGCTGACGGCGATGCTCATAACGGGCTCGCTGCTGAGCCTGGTGCAAGCCGTGCCGCAAGCAGCCGCAACGGATGTGGAACCGGTCGCGGACTCGGCGGCGAACACGGCGACGGTGTTCTATTACACGAAGACCAGGAACTGGTCCCAGTACAACCTGCATTACGCCCCGGACGGCGGCTCCTGGACCACGGTCCCGGGCGTCGCGATGGAGGCGGCCTGTACGGACTGGGTCAAGAAGACGGTGGACCTGGGATCGGCGAGCGGTCTCCAGGCCACCTTCAACAACGGCAGCGGCACCTGGGACAACAACGGCGGCGTCAACTACGCCCTGGGCACGGGGAACATCACTGTCAAGGACGGGGTCGTCGCCCATTCCGACCCCTGTGCCGACACCGGGACTCCGTCCGACAACACGGCCACCGTCTACTACTCGACCGAGGCGCTCGGCTGGTCGACGGCGAACATCCACTACCAGCCCGCGGGCGGCAGTTGGACCACCGTCCCCGGCATCGGCATGCAGGCCGCCTGTCCCGGGTGGTGGAAGCAGACCCTCGCCCTGGGCTCGGCGACCTCCCTGAAGGCCGCGTTCAACAACGGCAACGGCACCTGGGACAACAACAACGGCGCCGACTACACGATCGCCACCGGCACCAGCACGGTCAAGAACCGCACCGTCGTCCACGACACCGCCGACCCCTGCGCCGCCGAGGAACCAGACACCGAAGCCCCCACCGCACCCACCGAGGTCAGCGCGAGCGCCGACGGGGTCTCGGTCGTCCTGACCTGGGAGCCGTCGACCGACAACAAGGGTGTCGCCAAGTACCAGGTCACCCGGACGGGCGGAAGCAACGGCACGACCGTCACGGACACCGGCTCGACCGTCTTCACCGACACCAACCTGGAGGGGAAGACCGAGTACA from Streptomyces davaonensis JCM 4913 encodes the following:
- a CDS encoding GntR family transcriptional regulator, which encodes MALKRTSLPRTAEAVALAELRDAIVRGDLPPGTPIRQTTAAQELGLSVIPVREALKTLAGEGIVRYVPQRGYTVTELTPQSVDGIFRIRELLETEAEANASERLRPEDVVTMRAALEAQRAAVRGADAQAAIATNKQFHFALLDRCDNEWLLKFIRQLWEALEPHRALAYRRAAAAGDAARGEAVLREHEGIVTAFEAGDVPLALRLLAEHRTEGRADFHRLLSVDGAAG
- a CDS encoding MFS transporter; the protein is MADISGPPPSVINGPGIAGAPDPQHVQAVVAKRLDGLPVTRWHRRVLAVVGLGSFFNFFEVALSSLLVPLLPAAWVVTTTDKSLLISATFAGELLGAVALSGLADRIGRRRMFQINLVAYAVLSVAAACAQGPTQLIVLRFLLGIGLGAELALVDTYLTELMPAARRGRMLATAYALGMLAVPVAGVLAARLPHSLASVSSWRWLMVLAGAGALCVYLLRRNLPESPRWLAAHRPTEALAAVERIEETAGLPVTAVFPAAPALGLGNQEGGERPKLWGSALRKRTFLVCLMETLGPVGFYGFASIAPLVLLHKGFTVVDSLTYLAMTAIGYPLGCYVLMHLAERIQRRTLVIASSLLVAVAGTVFGLGDSVWVIIPAGLLTTLMSVINATVSRAYGAELFPTAVRNTALGRTYSLSRLVAAILPFCTLPVLEHLGAGAVYVGCASLIALMSLAVAALGPRTNAVALEGI
- a CDS encoding IclR family transcriptional regulator; the encoded protein is MTETQGGNTARRALRLIEAVAASRSPVGLQELADTMGLSKPTAYRLLRVLQEESYLTRAESGGYRIGTQLMALAAQVMPRADVFVEARPTLQALAGLSGETATLHLRAGDEAILVLGVESSHDLRRAARLGSATPLHRGCSGQAILAHLPAREASALLKRASEHADTSEIDRELGAVRAQGYALSEGANHPGLTGIAAPVLTPAGQPAASVAVSGPSARWTAERAREFADILAEHCNRLSGLFAPSLAQ
- a CDS encoding TOPRIM nucleotidyl transferase/hydrolase domain-containing protein, which encodes MGNPRTFQDEITRWAAGGSSGPLRELAVGLEVRTVVLLEGLSDVAALQALTARQGRDLAAEGVYVVSMGGAMNVGRYAGVLGRTGLGLELAGLCDERERPYFDRAFDRASAPLRNVFVCVADLEDEFIRALGEARVEEIIQAEGEARAWQTFARQPAQHGRSRQQQLRRFLGTKKGRKIRYGTLLVEAVDLDEVPAPLDDLLRSL